In a single window of the Synechococcus sp. MW101C3 genome:
- a CDS encoding FAD-binding oxidoreductase, producing MTPSPASAPVALLPVALPAALPAPVSAERIEAVSRQLRAAAGPPGSGPAAELVGPGSELEKLSHDFFTYSPVLTPLLSGHHAQLVVKATQLGHVQQVAAACAQQQVPLTVRGAGTGNYGQCVPLAGGVVLDLSGLRQLRQFDAASGVLTAEAGCLLGDLDRQLAVRGRALRLTPSTSRSATLGGFIAGGSGGIGSLRWGFLRDPGNLLGLEIVTVEPEPRLLTLDATGSRPLNHAYGTNGILTAVTVPTATAETWQQLVVDFADWDRALEAARLLPCAALVLQELCLLEAPIARQLPLPGGCPAARGHRLLLLAAPHALPALMPLLSQLGGALVWQAAEGESRGLPLRELTWNHTTLHLRAQDKGWTYLQMLLPQPEGPTLAALKQRWGDDLLWHLEGVRQQGQQRLAAIPLVRWRDRAALQALMEQARDLGALLFNPHSLTVEDGGLGVIDADQVAAKMAYDPAGLLNPGKLRGWTSCG from the coding sequence GTGACCCCCTCCCCTGCCAGCGCACCGGTCGCGCTGCTCCCTGTGGCCCTGCCAGCCGCCCTGCCCGCTCCCGTGAGCGCAGAGCGGATCGAAGCGGTGTCCCGGCAGCTCCGTGCCGCCGCCGGCCCCCCGGGCAGCGGCCCCGCTGCGGAGCTGGTGGGGCCAGGCAGCGAGCTTGAGAAACTCTCCCACGACTTCTTCACCTATTCGCCGGTACTCACGCCGCTGCTCAGCGGTCACCACGCCCAGCTGGTGGTGAAGGCCACGCAGCTGGGGCACGTGCAGCAGGTGGCGGCGGCCTGCGCCCAGCAGCAGGTGCCGCTCACCGTGCGGGGCGCCGGCACCGGCAATTACGGCCAGTGCGTGCCGCTCGCCGGTGGCGTGGTGCTCGATCTCAGCGGCCTGCGACAGCTGCGGCAGTTCGATGCGGCCAGCGGCGTGCTCACCGCAGAGGCGGGCTGCCTGCTGGGCGACCTCGACCGTCAACTGGCGGTCCGGGGCCGCGCCCTGCGGCTCACCCCCAGCACCTCCCGCAGCGCCACGCTGGGGGGCTTCATCGCCGGGGGATCCGGAGGCATCGGTTCCCTGCGCTGGGGCTTCCTGCGGGATCCCGGCAACCTGCTGGGCCTGGAGATCGTGACGGTGGAGCCCGAGCCGCGCCTGCTGACACTCGATGCCACCGGCAGCCGGCCGCTCAATCACGCCTACGGCACCAACGGCATCCTCACGGCGGTGACCGTGCCCACCGCCACCGCCGAGACCTGGCAGCAGCTGGTGGTCGACTTTGCAGACTGGGATAGGGCGCTGGAGGCCGCCAGGCTGCTGCCCTGCGCTGCCCTGGTGCTGCAGGAACTCTGCCTGCTGGAGGCACCCATCGCCCGCCAGCTCCCCCTGCCCGGCGGCTGCCCGGCGGCCCGCGGCCACCGGCTGCTGCTGCTCGCCGCCCCCCATGCCCTGCCGGCCCTGATGCCGCTGCTGTCCCAACTGGGCGGGGCCCTGGTGTGGCAAGCAGCGGAGGGGGAAAGCCGCGGGTTGCCCCTGCGCGAACTCACCTGGAACCACACCACCCTGCATCTGCGGGCGCAGGACAAGGGCTGGACCTATCTGCAGATGCTGTTGCCCCAGCCGGAAGGGCCGACGCTCGCCGCCTTGAAGCAGCGCTGGGGCGACGACCTGCTCTGGCACCTGGAGGGCGTGCGTCAGCAGGGCCAGCAACGTCTGGCGGCGATTCCTCTGGTGCGCTGGCGGGATCGGGCGGCGCTGCAGGCCTTGATGGAGCAGGCCAGGGACCTGGGCGCCCTGCTCTTCAACCCCCACAGCCTCACGGTGGAAGACGGCGGCTTGGGGGTGATCGATGCCGACCAGGTGGCCGCAAAGATGGCTTACGACCCAGCGGGGCTGCTCAACCCCGGCAAACTGCGCGGCTGGACCAGCTGCGGCTGA
- a CDS encoding amidohydrolase family protein: MSATPLPPLRLPRCLLDPGAVHLPTADADGLVAVELEHAEGRFTAIKPYPAQAEARLPLALTPLLEPHAHLDKAFSWERHPNRTGTMAGALAANQREHHERSVEQVHARAERALDQGWRYGLRAMRSHVDSLGPGAEVSWEALLDLQQAWAERLPLQLVALVPVRHWATAAGEQLARQLLGRRGESAAAAGGVLLGGVLGAPFPPDGADGEGLRALLRLADGLGCGVDLHIDESADGGGAGVALAARLVIELRIGVPVCCSHSCSMSQLPVRRLLPLADAMAEAGLAVVALPTTNLWLLGHRDGHTPAQRPLAPIRQLQRAGVTVAVGGDNVQDPWYPGGDFDPLDLLRFSMPAAHLAPWQRQGLMPFTTASSRLMGLAWDGVVRPGAPADLLLLGASGWSDLLARPVPRRVLRAGRWLPSPSPSPLQQLLEALPA; encoded by the coding sequence GTGAGCGCCACACCCCTGCCGCCCCTGCGGCTGCCGCGCTGCCTTCTGGATCCAGGCGCCGTCCACCTGCCGACAGCTGATGCCGATGGCCTGGTAGCCGTCGAGCTGGAGCATGCCGAAGGGCGTTTCACCGCGATCAAGCCCTATCCAGCCCAGGCCGAGGCACGGCTGCCGCTCGCCCTCACCCCCCTGCTGGAGCCCCACGCCCACCTCGACAAGGCCTTCAGCTGGGAGCGCCATCCCAACCGGACGGGAACGATGGCGGGCGCCCTGGCCGCCAACCAGCGCGAGCATCACGAACGCAGTGTGGAACAGGTGCACGCGCGCGCGGAGCGTGCCCTGGACCAGGGCTGGCGCTACGGCCTGCGGGCCATGCGAAGCCATGTCGACAGCCTTGGCCCCGGCGCCGAGGTGAGCTGGGAGGCCCTGCTCGATCTGCAGCAGGCGTGGGCGGAGCGGCTGCCGCTGCAACTGGTGGCACTGGTGCCGGTGCGACACTGGGCCACCGCGGCAGGCGAGCAACTGGCGCGTCAGTTGCTGGGCCGGCGGGGGGAGAGTGCAGCCGCGGCCGGCGGGGTGCTGCTGGGCGGCGTGCTGGGCGCCCCGTTCCCCCCCGACGGCGCCGATGGCGAAGGACTGCGGGCTCTGCTGCGCCTGGCCGATGGCCTGGGTTGCGGCGTGGACCTCCACATCGACGAAAGCGCCGATGGCGGTGGCGCCGGTGTGGCCCTGGCCGCCCGCCTCGTGATCGAGCTCCGTATCGGTGTGCCCGTGTGCTGCAGCCACAGCTGCAGCATGTCCCAGCTACCGGTGCGCCGCCTGCTGCCCCTCGCCGACGCCATGGCCGAGGCGGGGCTGGCGGTGGTGGCGCTGCCGACCACCAACCTCTGGTTGCTGGGGCACCGCGACGGCCACACCCCCGCCCAACGCCCGCTGGCACCGATCCGCCAGCTGCAGCGCGCCGGGGTGACGGTGGCGGTGGGGGGAGACAACGTGCAGGATCCCTGGTATCCGGGCGGAGACTTCGATCCCCTGGATCTGCTGCGCTTCTCCATGCCGGCCGCTCACCTGGCCCCATGGCAGCGCCAGGGCCTGATGCCCTTCACCACCGCCTCCAGCCGCCTGATGGGATTGGCCTGGGACGGGGTGGTGCGACCAGGGGCACCCGCTGATCTGCTCCTGCTGGGCGCCTCCGGCTGGAGCGACCTGCTGGCCCGGCCTGTACCGCGGCGGGTGCTGCGCGCGGGTCGCTGGTTGCCGTCCCCGTCGCCGTCGCCACTGCAGCAACTGCTCGAAGCGCTGCCAGCCTGA
- a CDS encoding DUF4359 domain-containing protein, with product MATPAVVFANVSSSPARCPLPAAPPSASRLWPLLAGAAGLGGTALALLFTNPPPNDFESFAGDQLVELAVEEVCGADGLPMPLRLVVQNCPELIRSQSQVLGALARQGTTRHNFGVFSLYQTEIGGQEVLPFLRIPRYRVITLAGAGHFVILSTSKDGREENDAGATSDARP from the coding sequence TTGGCTACGCCCGCCGTGGTCTTTGCCAATGTATCAAGTAGCCCCGCCCGCTGCCCCTTGCCCGCCGCGCCCCCATCCGCCTCGCGCCTCTGGCCGCTGCTGGCCGGAGCGGCTGGCCTCGGAGGCACCGCCCTGGCCCTCCTGTTCACCAACCCTCCACCGAACGACTTCGAAAGCTTCGCCGGCGATCAGCTGGTGGAACTGGCGGTGGAGGAGGTCTGCGGCGCCGATGGGCTGCCGATGCCGTTGCGGCTGGTGGTGCAGAACTGCCCGGAGCTGATCCGCAGCCAGTCGCAGGTGCTTGGCGCCCTGGCCCGGCAGGGCACGACGCGGCACAACTTCGGCGTCTTCAGCCTGTACCAGACGGAGATCGGGGGCCAGGAGGTGTTGCCCTTCCTGCGCATTCCCCGCTACCGGGTCATCACCCTGGCCGGCGCCGGGCACTTCGTGATCCTCTCCACCTCGAAGGACGGCAGAGAGGAGAACGACGCAGGCGCCACCAGCGACGCCAGACCGTGA
- a CDS encoding DUF1611 domain-containing protein — MLSASARVVLLQHDGLDNLSGKTGLALLRYRSGPIVAVIDPAQAGLPLEQVTGIPRAIPVVASLAEALPYGPEVAVVGLAPSGGLLPEALRRDVAAALQAGLHVASGLHTRLADDPALAALRGPQQWIWDLRQEPPGLQVAAARCAALPGQRLLAVGTDMAVGKMSACLELVAAARRQGLDARFVGTGQAGILISGGGVPLDAVRVDYAAGAVEGAVLEACQAGGGGDPAVAACNDATLVLVEGQGSLCHPGSTATLPLLRGSQPTGLLLVHRAGQRAISRHPTIPIPPLPQLIAAVEQLAALGRPGGLPPVRVRAVALNTALLGEAEAAAACADGQKKTGLPCGDPVRSRAAADRLVAALRASEGT, encoded by the coding sequence GTGCTGAGCGCCTCGGCCCGGGTGGTGCTGCTGCAGCACGATGGCCTCGACAATCTGTCCGGCAAGACGGGCCTGGCGCTGTTGCGCTACCGCAGCGGGCCGATCGTGGCGGTGATCGATCCGGCGCAGGCAGGTCTGCCGCTGGAGCAGGTCACCGGCATCCCCCGCGCCATTCCGGTGGTGGCCAGCCTGGCGGAGGCTCTCCCCTACGGCCCGGAGGTGGCCGTGGTGGGGCTGGCGCCTTCGGGCGGCCTGCTGCCGGAAGCACTGCGCCGCGATGTGGCCGCCGCCCTGCAGGCCGGTCTGCATGTGGCCAGCGGGCTGCACACTCGCCTGGCCGACGACCCCGCGCTGGCGGCCCTGCGCGGTCCCCAGCAGTGGATCTGGGACCTGCGGCAGGAGCCGCCAGGACTGCAGGTGGCTGCGGCACGCTGCGCAGCCCTGCCCGGCCAGCGTCTGCTCGCTGTGGGCACCGACATGGCCGTGGGCAAGATGAGCGCCTGCCTGGAGCTGGTGGCCGCCGCCCGCCGCCAAGGCCTCGACGCCCGCTTCGTGGGCACCGGCCAGGCGGGCATCCTGATCAGCGGCGGCGGGGTGCCGCTCGATGCCGTGCGCGTGGATTACGCCGCCGGGGCCGTGGAGGGGGCGGTGCTGGAGGCCTGCCAGGCCGGTGGGGGCGGCGACCCGGCCGTGGCGGCCTGCAACGACGCCACCCTGGTGCTGGTGGAAGGCCAGGGCTCGCTCTGTCATCCGGGCTCCACCGCCACCCTGCCGCTGCTGCGCGGCAGCCAGCCAACCGGTCTGCTGTTGGTGCATCGCGCCGGTCAGCGGGCGATCTCGCGGCATCCGACCATCCCCATCCCCCCGCTGCCTCAGCTGATCGCGGCGGTGGAGCAGTTGGCGGCGCTGGGCCGTCCGGGCGGCCTGCCGCCGGTGCGGGTGCGGGCCGTAGCGCTCAACACGGCGCTGCTGGGGGAGGCGGAAGCGGCGGCGGCCTGCGCGGATGGGCAGAAAAAAACCGGACTCCCCTGCGGGGATCCGGTGAGGAGCCGCGCAGCAGCCGATCGACTGGTGGCGGCTTTGAGGGCGAGCGAGGGGACTTGA
- a CDS encoding dipeptide epimerase → MHARLRRFSLTKAVPLTISRGTSRGVERVLVEIEHDGTIGQGEAGGFDTGHRRFSTDDVAAELDALLPRLESPDALGRPRDPSERQALQPLLAGLSPPARCAVDLALHDWWGRRLGEPLWRLWGLDRQACTPTSVTLGLGTVEQVRARLVGWQERLGVRPRRVKLKLGSPDGADHDRALVQAVATTLTGFPGAELQVDANGGWDLPTARQLIPWLAQQGVVLVEQPLPALQDPEADAAAFAALDLHCPIPLVADESCWDLQDLLRLAPHVDGVNMKLLKTGGLSEAWLMAQTARRLGLDLMLGCYSDSALLNGAAAQLLPLVRWPDLDSHLNLVDDPFSEPERDGDILRPSSRPGLGQPPSEGAVPDGTAAGPSPPEPPRC, encoded by the coding sequence ATGCACGCTCGTCTTCGCCGCTTTTCCCTTACCAAGGCCGTGCCGCTCACGATCAGCCGCGGCACCTCGCGTGGGGTGGAGCGTGTGCTGGTGGAGATCGAGCACGACGGCACCATCGGCCAGGGCGAGGCCGGCGGCTTCGACACCGGCCATCGACGGTTCAGCACCGATGACGTGGCGGCGGAACTGGACGCCCTGTTGCCGCGCCTGGAAAGCCCCGATGCCCTCGGCCGCCCCCGCGATCCGAGCGAGCGGCAGGCCCTTCAGCCCCTGCTCGCGGGGCTTTCGCCGCCGGCCCGCTGCGCCGTCGATCTGGCTCTGCACGACTGGTGGGGCCGCCGTCTGGGCGAGCCGCTCTGGCGCCTCTGGGGTCTCGATCGCCAGGCCTGTACCCCCACCAGCGTCACCCTGGGGCTGGGCACGGTGGAGCAGGTGCGCGCCCGGCTGGTGGGCTGGCAGGAGCGGCTCGGTGTCAGGCCGCGGCGGGTGAAGCTCAAGCTCGGCAGCCCTGATGGTGCCGACCACGACCGGGCCCTGGTGCAGGCGGTGGCCACCACTCTCACAGGGTTCCCCGGCGCCGAGCTGCAGGTGGATGCCAACGGCGGCTGGGACCTGCCCACGGCGCGCCAGCTGATTCCCTGGCTGGCGCAGCAGGGGGTGGTGCTGGTGGAGCAGCCGCTGCCCGCCCTGCAGGATCCGGAGGCCGATGCCGCCGCCTTCGCCGCTCTCGACCTGCACTGCCCGATCCCGCTCGTGGCCGACGAGAGCTGCTGGGATCTGCAGGACCTGCTGCGGCTGGCCCCCCATGTCGATGGGGTGAACATGAAGCTGCTCAAGACGGGCGGGCTGTCGGAGGCCTGGCTGATGGCGCAGACCGCCCGACGCCTCGGCCTCGATCTGATGCTCGGCTGCTACTCGGACAGCGCCCTGCTCAACGGGGCCGCCGCCCAGCTGCTGCCGCTGGTGCGCTGGCCCGATCTGGACAGCCACCTCAACCTGGTGGACGACCCCTTCAGCGAGCCGGAGCGGGATGGCGACATCCTGCGCCCCAGCTCCCGGCCGGGCCTGGGTCAGCCCCCCTCAGAGGGTGCCGTCCCCGATGGGACCGCCGCCGGCCCTTCCCCGCCGGAGCCGCCACGGTGCTGA